From a region of the Thermosipho melanesiensis BI429 genome:
- the uvrA gene encoding excinuclease ABC subunit UvrA produces the protein MDYIIVKGAKVHNLKNITVKIPKNKLTVITGLSGSGKSSLALDTIYIEGQRRYLESLSSYARQFIGNLKKPDVESIEGLSPSIAIDQKSVSHNPRSTVGTITEIYDFLRVLFAKIGEPHCYKCGRKLEKMSIDEIVEDIYKNFRDKRIYIESPIAIEKKGTFKDTFEELMKKGYVRVEIDNKVYRLEDVPELNKNVRHNIFLIVDRLKANDSKDTRYRLFDSIEIALKEGNGIIYVKNIDDDITKIYSEKMMCPVCGISMPEINPKLFSFNSPYGACNRCHGLGFTLEVDPEKVIDVEKPVLEAILIGHKEDGWIPQRIRKILKIYGGDEKTPFKKLPEDTQEAILYGTTFFDGLIPIVRQRYEYATSEEGRQWILNKFFVENTCHECNGKRLRKEALSVLINGINIIDFTELPISKEHEFIILLKEKLSEKKMEIVKDLIEELEKRLLFLNEVGLGYITLSRNVKTLSGGEAQRIRLATQIGSGLTGVTYVLDEPTIGLHQSDNERLISTLKKLRDLGNTVIVVEHDEDVIRNADYLIDIGPKAGINGGNIVYQGPIENIDSSTSLTIDYLKGKRKIEIPKVRRKGNGNYLILKGVRHNNLKNLTVSFPLGTFLCITGVSGSGKSSLIIDTLYPALMNKLHNSKIPIGEYDDIEGLEFIDKVIAIDQSPIGRTPRSNPATYTKVFDEIRKLFAMTPLAKARGYKPGRFSFNVKGGRCEHCQGQGIIKVEMLFLPDVFVECEVCKGKRYNSETLEVTYKGKNIADILDMTVEEALEFFKNIPNIYSTLKVLNDVGLSYIKLGQPATTLSGGEAQRIKLASELKKKATGKTIYILDEPTVGLHFEDVKKLISVLNKLVDKGNTVIVIEHNLDVIKTADYIIDLGPTGGENGGYIIAQGIPEEIAKSKNSITGKYLKKVLEG, from the coding sequence TTTCACACAATCCACGTTCAACCGTTGGTACAATAACGGAAATCTATGACTTTTTACGTGTGTTGTTCGCAAAAATTGGTGAACCTCATTGCTATAAATGTGGAAGAAAGTTAGAAAAAATGAGTATTGATGAAATAGTAGAAGATATATATAAAAATTTCAGAGATAAGAGAATCTATATTGAATCACCTATTGCAATTGAAAAAAAAGGAACATTTAAAGATACATTCGAAGAGCTTATGAAAAAAGGGTACGTAAGGGTAGAAATTGACAACAAAGTATATAGATTAGAAGATGTTCCTGAACTGAATAAAAATGTAAGGCATAATATATTTTTAATAGTCGATAGACTAAAAGCAAATGATTCAAAAGACACAAGATATAGATTGTTTGACTCCATAGAAATTGCCCTAAAAGAAGGAAATGGAATTATATATGTCAAAAACATAGATGATGATATAACAAAAATCTATTCTGAAAAGATGATGTGTCCAGTTTGCGGAATATCCATGCCGGAAATAAATCCAAAACTATTCTCTTTTAACAGTCCATATGGTGCATGTAATAGATGTCACGGTCTGGGATTCACATTGGAAGTGGATCCAGAAAAAGTAATTGATGTTGAAAAACCAGTGCTTGAAGCAATTTTAATTGGTCATAAAGAAGATGGGTGGATCCCTCAAAGAATAAGAAAAATATTAAAAATTTACGGTGGAGATGAAAAAACACCTTTTAAAAAACTCCCAGAGGATACGCAAGAAGCTATACTTTATGGTACAACATTCTTTGACGGATTAATTCCAATTGTAAGGCAAAGATATGAATATGCAACGTCTGAAGAAGGAAGACAATGGATATTAAATAAATTCTTTGTGGAAAATACATGTCACGAATGCAATGGTAAAAGACTTAGAAAAGAAGCTCTATCTGTGCTAATCAATGGCATTAACATTATCGACTTTACAGAACTTCCCATCTCTAAAGAACATGAATTTATCATTTTACTAAAAGAAAAATTATCTGAAAAGAAAATGGAAATTGTAAAAGATTTAATTGAAGAGCTGGAAAAAAGACTTTTGTTTTTAAATGAAGTAGGACTCGGGTATATTACTCTTTCAAGAAACGTAAAAACACTGTCAGGGGGAGAAGCTCAAAGAATAAGGCTTGCAACGCAAATTGGCTCTGGGTTAACAGGTGTTACTTATGTTCTCGATGAACCGACAATTGGGCTACACCAAAGTGATAATGAACGATTAATCTCAACTTTGAAAAAACTGAGAGATCTGGGAAATACTGTTATTGTAGTTGAACATGATGAAGACGTAATTAGAAATGCTGATTATTTAATAGATATCGGTCCTAAAGCTGGAATAAATGGCGGAAATATAGTATACCAAGGACCAATAGAAAATATTGACTCATCTACTTCATTAACCATTGATTATTTAAAAGGTAAACGAAAAATAGAAATTCCAAAGGTAAGAAGAAAAGGTAATGGAAACTATTTAATTTTAAAAGGAGTACGTCATAACAATCTTAAAAATTTAACTGTATCATTTCCACTTGGAACATTTTTATGTATTACCGGTGTTTCTGGTTCTGGAAAAAGCTCGCTTATAATCGACACGCTATATCCTGCTTTAATGAATAAACTTCACAATTCAAAAATTCCTATAGGAGAATACGATGATATTGAAGGATTGGAATTTATTGATAAAGTTATTGCTATAGATCAATCTCCTATTGGAAGAACTCCTAGAAGTAATCCTGCAACATACACAAAGGTATTTGATGAAATAAGGAAATTGTTTGCAATGACTCCACTTGCAAAAGCCAGGGGATACAAACCAGGAAGGTTTAGTTTTAACGTTAAAGGTGGAAGATGTGAACACTGTCAAGGTCAAGGAATTATAAAAGTTGAAATGTTATTCCTACCAGATGTCTTTGTAGAATGTGAAGTTTGTAAAGGAAAAAGGTACAATAGTGAAACATTAGAAGTAACATATAAAGGAAAAAATATAGCCGATATACTTGATATGACTGTGGAAGAGGCATTGGAATTTTTTAAAAACATTCCAAATATTTATTCTACTTTAAAAGTACTAAATGACGTAGGACTTTCATATATAAAGCTTGGACAACCTGCAACTACGCTTTCTGGAGGAGAAGCCCAAAGGATAAAATTAGCTTCTGAATTAAAAAAGAAGGCAACGGGAAAAACCATTTATATATTAGATGAACCCACCGTAGGATTACATTTTGAAGACGTTAAAAAATTAATTAGTGTTTTAAATAAACTCGTAGACAAAGGAAACACGGTTATAGTTATTGAACACAATTTGGATGTAATAAAAACTGCGGATTACATTATAGATTTAGGACCTACAGGTGGAGAAAATGGTGGGTATATCATCGCACAAGGAATTCCAGAAGAAATTGCAAAATCAAAAAACTCCATTACCGGGAAATATTTAAAAAAAGTATTGGAGGGTTAA